The proteins below are encoded in one region of Streptomyces spinoverrucosus:
- a CDS encoding NAD(P)-binding domain-containing protein: MNNTREVEVVVIGAGQAGLAGAYHLRRTGFEPDRDFVVLDHAPGPGGAWQFRWASLTYGKVHGMHALPGMELTDADPARPSSEVIREYFAAYEREFDLRVRRPVDVRAVREGPGGRLLVETSVGDWATRALINATGTWDRPFWPRYPGQETFRGRQLHTAQYPGPEEFAGQRVVVVGGGASGTQHLLEIAPYAAATTWVTRRPPVFREGPFDENAGRAAVALVEERVRQGLPPRSVVSVTGLPLNDAIRRGLADGVLDRQPMFDRITPDGVEWKDGRHVDADVILWATGFRPAIEHLAPLRLREPGGGIRVDGTRAVADPRVHLVGYGPSASTIGANRAGRAAVRDIRRLLAEAEGEAVAA; encoded by the coding sequence GTGAACAACACGCGCGAGGTCGAGGTAGTCGTCATAGGCGCTGGTCAGGCCGGTCTGGCCGGCGCCTATCACCTGCGGCGGACCGGGTTCGAGCCGGACCGTGACTTCGTCGTGCTGGACCACGCCCCCGGCCCGGGTGGCGCCTGGCAGTTCCGGTGGGCCTCGCTGACGTACGGCAAGGTGCACGGGATGCACGCGTTGCCGGGGATGGAGCTGACGGACGCGGATCCGGCGCGGCCGTCGTCGGAGGTCATCCGGGAGTACTTCGCCGCGTACGAGCGGGAGTTCGACCTGCGGGTACGGCGGCCGGTCGACGTACGGGCCGTCCGGGAGGGCCCGGGCGGGCGGCTGCTGGTCGAGACCTCCGTCGGCGACTGGGCCACGCGGGCGCTGATCAACGCGACCGGGACCTGGGACCGGCCGTTCTGGCCGCGCTATCCCGGTCAGGAGACCTTCCGCGGGCGGCAGTTGCACACGGCGCAATACCCCGGGCCCGAGGAGTTCGCCGGGCAACGGGTGGTCGTGGTCGGCGGGGGCGCCTCCGGCACCCAGCATCTGCTGGAGATCGCCCCGTACGCGGCCGCCACCACCTGGGTGACCCGCAGGCCACCGGTCTTCCGCGAGGGGCCTTTCGACGAGAACGCCGGACGCGCGGCGGTCGCCCTGGTGGAGGAGCGGGTACGGCAGGGGCTGCCGCCGAGGAGTGTGGTGTCCGTGACGGGCCTGCCGCTGAACGACGCCATTCGGCGGGGGCTGGCGGACGGGGTGCTGGACCGGCAGCCGATGTTCGACCGGATCACTCCGGACGGCGTGGAGTGGAAGGACGGGCGGCATGTCGACGCCGACGTCATCCTCTGGGCGACCGGCTTCCGGCCCGCCATCGAGCACCTCGCGCCGCTGCGGCTGCGGGAGCCGGGCGGCGGCATCCGGGTGGACGGCACGCGTGCGGTCGCCGATCCGCGTGTCCACCTCGTCGGCTACGGTCCGTCGGCCAGCACCATCGGCGCCAACCGGGCCGGACGGGCGGCGGTGCGGGACATCAGGCGACTGCTGGCCGAGGCGGAGGGTGAAGCGGTCGCCGCGTGA
- a CDS encoding maleylpyruvate isomerase N-terminal domain-containing protein yields MDLFSRSWAALRTAVAGLPDEDFAQPSGCSGWLVRDLVCHLVIDAQDVLITLATPADTEPTRNAVTYWEIADMPPTGDDPLDALIVRLAAAYEEPRLLKFHLDDVGSAAGRAAELADPELRVSTRDQVLTAGDYLSAYVLEWTLHHLDLVAHLPNAAGPPAEGLARTRGMLEQIAGSAFPSSFSDEDALLVGTGRRAPTDAERAELGEQAAKLPLYLG; encoded by the coding sequence GTGGATCTCTTCTCACGCTCCTGGGCGGCGTTGCGCACGGCGGTCGCCGGGCTCCCGGACGAGGACTTCGCTCAGCCGTCCGGCTGTAGCGGCTGGCTCGTGCGGGACCTGGTGTGTCATCTGGTCATCGACGCTCAGGACGTCCTGATCACCCTCGCGACGCCCGCCGACACGGAACCGACCCGAAACGCGGTGACCTACTGGGAGATCGCCGACATGCCGCCGACCGGCGACGACCCACTCGACGCGCTGATCGTCCGGCTGGCGGCCGCGTACGAGGAGCCCCGGCTGCTGAAGTTCCACCTCGACGACGTCGGCTCCGCCGCCGGCCGCGCCGCCGAACTCGCCGACCCGGAGCTCCGGGTCAGCACCCGCGACCAGGTCCTCACCGCGGGCGACTACCTCTCGGCGTACGTCCTGGAGTGGACGCTGCACCACCTGGACCTGGTCGCCCACCTCCCGAACGCGGCGGGACCGCCCGCCGAGGGGCTCGCCCGGACCCGCGGGATGCTGGAGCAGATCGCCGGGAGCGCGTTCCCCTCGTCGTTCTCCGACGAGGACGCGCTGCTGGTCGGCACCGGGCGGCGCGCCCCGACCGACGCGGAGCGGGCCGAACTGGGCGAGCAGGCCGCGAAACTCCCGCTCTACCTTGGGTGA
- the mltG gene encoding endolytic transglycosylase MltG encodes MQMNTPPRSTTRTIRLTRRGRAALVVTGAVVAGTAVAVPLLTLRGEEKPAKPITLVIPEGWRAGQVYDAVDKALALPPGTTKKAIPRANLKLPNDAEGNPEGYLFPATYPLSKKATPEQVLSKMVDTANKKFVGAPIAAGAQRNAMNVYQAVTIASIVQAEAATKADMGKVARVIFNRLERGMPLQMDSTINYALNRNTINTPLSNTRIDSPYNSYQRMGLPPTPIDNPGEQAMRAAISPPQGNWLYFVTVKPGDTRFTADYAEHQRNVAEFNARQRSQSPAR; translated from the coding sequence ATGCAGATGAACACTCCGCCACGCAGCACGACTCGCACGATTCGACTGACGCGCCGGGGCCGTGCCGCCCTCGTCGTGACCGGAGCCGTCGTCGCCGGCACCGCTGTGGCGGTGCCGCTGCTGACCCTCAGGGGCGAGGAGAAGCCCGCCAAGCCCATTACCCTGGTGATCCCGGAGGGCTGGCGCGCCGGCCAGGTCTACGACGCCGTCGACAAGGCCCTCGCCCTGCCTCCCGGCACCACGAAGAAGGCCATCCCCAGAGCCAACCTCAAACTGCCGAACGACGCCGAGGGCAACCCGGAGGGCTATCTCTTCCCGGCGACGTATCCGCTGTCGAAGAAGGCGACGCCGGAGCAGGTGCTGTCGAAGATGGTCGACACCGCCAACAAGAAGTTTGTCGGGGCGCCGATCGCCGCGGGCGCGCAGCGCAACGCCATGAACGTCTACCAGGCGGTCACCATCGCCAGCATCGTCCAGGCCGAGGCCGCCACCAAGGCCGACATGGGGAAGGTGGCGCGGGTCATCTTCAACCGGCTGGAGCGCGGGATGCCACTCCAGATGGACTCCACCATCAACTACGCCCTCAACCGCAACACGATCAATACGCCGCTGAGCAACACGCGTATCGACAGCCCTTACAACTCGTACCAGCGCATGGGCCTGCCTCCCACGCCCATCGACAACCCCGGCGAGCAGGCGATGCGCGCCGCGATCAGTCCGCCCCAGGGCAACTGGCTGTACTTCGTCACGGTCAAGCCGGGCGACACCCGCTTCACTGCCGACTACGCCGAACACCAGCGCAATGTCGCCGAGTTCAACGCCCGACAGAGAAGCCAGAGCCCGGCGCGGTGA
- a CDS encoding MarR family winged helix-turn-helix transcriptional regulator: MTTPDPDGLLAEQLLRLTRRVHRIQKRHLQQRVLGITPAQSRLLRTLAEYDAPPRMADLAGRLEVVPRAVTTLVDGLEAHGKVRRVPDPTNRRVIRIELTDDGYETLRELHGARRSAAEEILAPLTDVERRVLGTLLDTLVDGGGGEGRC, encoded by the coding sequence ATGACCACGCCCGATCCCGACGGACTGCTCGCCGAGCAGTTGCTGCGGCTCACCCGCCGGGTGCACCGGATTCAGAAACGCCATCTCCAGCAGCGCGTTCTCGGCATCACCCCGGCCCAGTCCCGGCTGCTGCGCACCCTCGCGGAGTACGACGCACCGCCCCGCATGGCCGACCTCGCCGGGCGGCTCGAAGTCGTACCGCGCGCCGTGACCACGCTGGTCGACGGGCTGGAGGCGCACGGCAAGGTGCGCAGGGTGCCCGACCCGACCAACCGCCGGGTGATCCGGATCGAGCTCACCGACGACGGGTACGAGACGCTGCGTGAGCTGCACGGGGCGCGCAGGTCGGCGGCGGAGGAGATACTGGCGCCGTTGACGGACGTGGAGCGGCGGGTGCTCGGGACGCTGCTCGACACGTTGGTGGACGGTGGGGGTGGCGAGGGGCGGTGCTGA
- a CDS encoding secondary thiamine-phosphate synthase enzyme YjbQ → MSDAFTTRVLQVASGSEETVVDLTRDCETFLREVAAGRDGLLNVFVPHATAGIAIIETGAGSDDDLLTTLHTLLPADDRWQHRHGSPGHGRDHVLPAIVPPHATLPVVGGRLELGTWQSVCLVDTNKDNPERKVRFSFLAG, encoded by the coding sequence ATGTCAGACGCGTTCACCACCCGAGTGCTCCAGGTCGCCTCCGGCTCCGAGGAGACGGTCGTCGACCTCACCCGTGACTGCGAGACCTTCCTGAGGGAGGTGGCGGCGGGCCGTGACGGCCTGCTCAACGTCTTCGTCCCGCACGCGACCGCCGGAATCGCGATCATCGAGACGGGCGCCGGCAGCGACGACGACCTCCTCACCACCCTGCACACCCTGCTCCCCGCCGACGACCGCTGGCAGCACCGCCACGGCAGCCCCGGTCACGGCCGCGACCACGTCCTCCCGGCGATCGTCCCGCCCCACGCGACCCTGCCGGTGGTGGGTGGGCGGCTGGAACTGGGGACGTGGCAGTCGGTGTGCCTGGTGGATACAAATAAGGACAATCCAGAGCGAAAGGTGCGTTTCAGCTTTCTTGCAGGGTGA
- a CDS encoding NmrA/HSCARG family protein has protein sequence MSDKKVIAVTGATGAQGGGVARAILADPDAGFAVRALTRNPDSAAAQELATLGAEVVEADFHDEPTVHKAFEGAYGAFLVTNFWAHGSAAKETEEIEVLVRAAKSAGLRHVVWSTLEDTRDLLPLDDDRMPVLQDRYNVPHFDAKGEGNSLFREAGVPTTFLNTTFFFQGFLQAMAPQRAEDGVLTLTLPLEDGKLLAGVDVADIGRTALAVLKGGQEFIGRTISLAGDHLTGAQYAEKLGAALGEPVRFQSVPYDVFRALDVPAADEIGNMFQYYGDFDQEFTGARDLKKLRQINPALRSFDDWLAENASNIKAS, from the coding sequence ATGAGCGACAAGAAGGTCATCGCGGTCACCGGAGCAACGGGCGCACAGGGGGGTGGTGTCGCGCGGGCGATCCTCGCCGATCCCGATGCGGGCTTCGCCGTGCGTGCGCTCACCCGGAACCCCGACTCCGCCGCCGCCCAGGAACTCGCCACGCTCGGCGCCGAGGTCGTAGAGGCGGACTTCCACGACGAGCCGACCGTGCACAAGGCGTTCGAGGGTGCCTACGGTGCCTTCCTCGTCACCAACTTCTGGGCGCACGGCTCGGCGGCGAAGGAGACGGAGGAGATCGAGGTCCTCGTCCGGGCCGCCAAGTCCGCGGGGCTGCGCCATGTGGTCTGGTCGACGCTGGAGGACACCCGCGACCTGCTGCCCCTGGACGACGACCGGATGCCGGTCCTGCAGGACAGGTACAACGTGCCGCACTTCGACGCCAAGGGAGAAGGAAACAGTCTGTTCCGCGAGGCCGGCGTTCCCACGACCTTCCTGAACACGACCTTCTTCTTCCAGGGCTTCCTGCAGGCCATGGCACCCCAGCGCGCCGAGGACGGCGTACTGACGCTGACCCTGCCGCTGGAGGACGGCAAGCTCCTGGCCGGCGTGGACGTGGCCGACATCGGCCGGACGGCCCTCGCCGTCCTGAAGGGCGGCCAGGAGTTCATCGGCCGCACCATCAGCCTGGCCGGCGATCACCTGACCGGTGCGCAGTACGCGGAGAAGCTGGGGGCGGCGCTCGGCGAGCCGGTGCGCTTCCAGTCCGTGCCGTACGACGTCTTCCGCGCCCTCGACGTACCGGCGGCCGACGAGATCGGCAACATGTTCCAGTACTACGGCGACTTCGACCAGGAATTCACCGGCGCCCGCGACCTGAAGAAGCTGCGGCAGATCAACCCGGCGCTCAGGAGCTTCGACGACTGGCTGGCCGAGAACGCATCCAACATCAAGGCGAGCTGA
- a CDS encoding LLM class flavin-dependent oxidoreductase, translating to MTVRLHWFLPTGGDGRTLVDRHAYALNDAGAAGKVGGVRPPDLDYLAQIAKAAEQLGFEAVLTPTGTWCEDAWLTTVALAQHTERLKFLVAFRPGVISPTLAAQMAATYQRLTHGRLLLNVVTGGDSAEQRRFGDHLDHDERYARTDEFLSVVRGVWQGRPYDFRGTHYDVEGGLAALPPEPLPQLFFGGSSAAAGPVAARHADVYLTWGEPPAQVAEKIGWIRTPARREGRAVRFGIRLHTISRDSSAEAWTVAHRLLDDLDADTIAAAQAALGRSESVGQRRMLALHGGSREQLEIYPNLWAGVGLVRGGAGTALVGSHAEVADRIAEYHALGIEHFVLSGYPHLEEAYWFGEGVIPELAARGLLEGSADAAGGAPLLVAGGR from the coding sequence ATGACCGTCCGTCTCCACTGGTTTCTGCCGACGGGCGGCGACGGCCGCACGCTCGTGGACCGGCATGCGTACGCCCTCAACGACGCCGGCGCGGCCGGAAAGGTCGGCGGGGTGCGCCCGCCGGACCTCGACTATCTCGCCCAGATCGCCAAGGCGGCCGAGCAGTTGGGCTTCGAGGCGGTGCTGACGCCGACCGGCACCTGGTGCGAGGACGCCTGGCTGACCACCGTGGCCCTCGCCCAGCACACCGAGCGGCTGAAGTTCCTGGTCGCCTTCCGGCCCGGTGTGATCTCGCCGACCCTCGCCGCGCAGATGGCGGCGACCTATCAGCGCCTCACCCACGGGCGGCTGCTGCTCAACGTCGTCACCGGCGGCGACTCCGCCGAGCAGCGCCGCTTCGGCGACCACCTCGACCACGACGAGCGGTACGCCCGTACCGACGAGTTCCTGTCGGTCGTACGAGGGGTGTGGCAGGGGCGGCCGTACGACTTCCGCGGCACCCACTACGACGTCGAGGGCGGGCTGGCGGCGCTGCCGCCCGAGCCGCTGCCGCAGCTGTTCTTCGGCGGGTCGTCGGCGGCGGCCGGGCCGGTCGCCGCGCGGCACGCCGATGTGTATCTGACCTGGGGCGAGCCGCCCGCCCAGGTCGCGGAGAAGATCGGCTGGATCCGCACGCCGGCCCGTCGCGAGGGCCGCGCCGTCCGCTTCGGCATCCGCCTTCACACCATCTCGCGCGACTCCTCCGCCGAGGCCTGGACGGTGGCGCACCGGCTGCTGGACGACCTCGACGCCGACACGATCGCCGCGGCTCAGGCAGCCCTCGGGCGCAGCGAGTCGGTGGGGCAGCGGCGGATGCTGGCGCTGCACGGGGGCTCGCGGGAGCAGCTGGAGATCTACCCGAACCTCTGGGCGGGTGTCGGTCTCGTGCGCGGCGGCGCGGGGACCGCCCTGGTCGGCAGCCATGCCGAGGTCGCCGACCGGATCGCGGAGTACCACGCGCTGGGGATCGAGCACTTCGTGCTCTCCGGCTATCCGCATCTGGAGGAGGCGTACTGGTTCGGGGAGGGGGTGATTCCGGAGCTGGCGGCGCGGGGGCTGCTGGAGGGTTCGGCCGACGCGGCCGGCGGTGCGCCGTTGCTCGTGGCGGGAGGGCGGTGA
- a CDS encoding putative leader peptide, with product MLCSALLTTRGHIDLLRVASAACRRGR from the coding sequence ATGTTGTGTTCAGCTCTGCTCACCACGCGCGGTCATATCGACCTGCTGCGGGTGGCCTCCGCCGCGTGTCGCCGCGGCCGCTGA
- a CDS encoding peptide-N4-asparagine amidase, with the protein MTSRIIMSMLTGATLLMSTLLGASPAHAADVPAEFGSDWHDPVTAAPPVPRPDTRSCEVTVAEAQFRDFTPYRGAYSPPEECGDSWSKVVLRLDGKVKGRQYDRLGYLHVGGVEILRTSTPQPSPDGIEWSVEKDVTRYSPTLRSPQSVEMLIGNVVDDTYTGIIDVKVTLTFYTAQKSTAQKSTVERPTVEKPTADQLTTENRTPPPADTPDRILTLTDGTTLTTPRNSERIVAEVYATGSGGGCEEYWYLTVPGSAPYSCQADNGPYREVQIKVDGQLAGIAAPFPTVWTGGWSNPFLWYVVPGPRAFDIKPIEYDLTPFAGLLNDGRPHRVEVSVVGLPEGRPGWSTPVNVLVWQDDKRERVTGGLAVHHAGELVNSSTYTPGSQHRVDTEGAHRLTVSGYLDTSHGRVTTTVSRSLTNSSVHRWTDGETMDALDATWTDRETITVDGRGPAITERAHRTYTMDGTTTLGAADRLRTVLTLGDRATVAESRGGRRTAWSRLDDTYTGDATYTINVPRDQRHAVGTTSERYRLYGSSGCHDHSLTAVQGVLTEDRLRC; encoded by the coding sequence ATGACGAGTCGGATCATCATGTCCATGCTCACCGGAGCGACCCTCCTGATGAGCACTCTTCTCGGCGCGAGCCCGGCGCACGCCGCCGATGTCCCCGCGGAGTTCGGCAGCGACTGGCACGACCCGGTGACCGCCGCCCCGCCCGTACCCAGGCCGGACACCAGATCGTGCGAGGTGACGGTGGCCGAGGCGCAGTTCCGGGACTTCACGCCGTACCGGGGGGCGTACTCCCCGCCAGAGGAATGCGGCGACAGCTGGAGCAAGGTCGTGCTGCGGCTCGACGGCAAGGTCAAGGGACGGCAGTACGACCGTCTGGGTTACCTGCACGTCGGCGGTGTCGAGATCCTCCGCACGTCGACACCGCAGCCGTCACCCGACGGCATCGAGTGGTCGGTCGAGAAGGACGTCACCCGCTACAGCCCCACCCTGCGCTCCCCTCAGTCCGTCGAGATGCTCATCGGCAACGTCGTCGACGACACCTACACGGGCATCATCGACGTCAAGGTCACCCTCACCTTCTACACGGCCCAGAAGTCGACGGCCCAGAAGTCGACGGTCGAGAGGCCGACGGTCGAGAAGCCCACAGCCGACCAGCTCACGACTGAAAACCGCACCCCACCCCCCGCCGACACCCCCGACCGCATCCTCACCCTCACCGACGGAACCACCCTCACTACCCCCCGCAACAGCGAACGCATAGTCGCCGAGGTGTACGCAACCGGCTCGGGCGGCGGCTGCGAGGAGTACTGGTATCTGACGGTGCCCGGCTCCGCCCCCTACTCCTGCCAGGCTGACAACGGCCCCTACCGCGAGGTGCAGATCAAGGTCGACGGCCAACTCGCGGGCATCGCCGCGCCGTTCCCGACCGTGTGGACGGGCGGCTGGTCCAACCCCTTCCTCTGGTACGTCGTCCCAGGCCCCCGCGCCTTCGACATCAAGCCGATCGAATACGACCTGACGCCCTTCGCGGGCCTCCTCAACGACGGCCGCCCGCACCGCGTAGAGGTCTCCGTCGTGGGCCTCCCCGAAGGACGCCCCGGCTGGAGCACCCCCGTCAACGTCCTCGTCTGGCAGGACGACAAACGTGAACGGGTCACTGGCGGACTCGCCGTCCACCACGCGGGCGAACTCGTCAACTCCTCGACCTACACGCCCGGTTCGCAGCACCGCGTGGACACGGAAGGCGCGCATCGGCTGACGGTCTCGGGATACCTCGACACTTCACACGGCCGGGTGACGACCACCGTCAGCCGTTCCCTGACCAACTCCTCCGTGCACCGCTGGACCGACGGCGAGACCATGGACGCGCTCGACGCCACCTGGACGGACCGCGAGACGATCACCGTCGACGGACGCGGACCGGCCATCACCGAGCGCGCCCACCGGACGTACACGATGGACGGCACGACCACTCTCGGCGCGGCCGATCGCCTGCGCACGGTCCTGACCCTCGGCGACCGGGCCACCGTCGCCGAATCGCGCGGCGGGCGCCGTACCGCCTGGTCGCGGCTCGACGACACCTACACGGGTGACGCCACCTACACCATCAACGTCCCCCGCGACCAGCGGCACGCGGTGGGCACGACGAGTGAGCGCTACCGGCTGTACGGATCCTCCGGCTGCCACGACCACTCGCTGACGGCGGTCCAGGGGGTGCTCACCGAGGACCGGCTCCGCTGTTGA
- a CDS encoding ABC transporter ATP-binding protein has translation MKPDHEPAWTPPADSAGQPRQVRRILKLFRPYRGRLAVVGVLVAAASVVSVATPFLLKAILDTAIPQGRTGLLTLLALGMILSAVLTSVFGVLQTLISTTVGQRVMHDLRTAVYGRLQRMSLAFFTRTRTGEVQSRIANDIGGMQATVTSTATSLVSNFTSVVATVVAMLALDWRLTVVSLLLLPVFVWISRRVGDERRKITTQRQKQMAVMAATVTESLSVSGILLGRTMGRAESLTRSFAEESDRLVDLEVRSNMAGRWRMAVITIVMAAMPAVIYWTAGLALHLGGPSVSIGTIVAFVSLQQGLFRPTVSLLGTGVQIQTSLALFQRIFEYLDLPVDITERERPTRLDRVKGVVRFEGVEFRYDGKGGPILDGIDLTVPAGGSLAIVGPTGAGKSTLGYLVPRLYDVTGGRVTLDGVDVRDLDFDTLARAVGVVSQETYLFHASVADNLRFAKPDATDEELHAAARAAQIHDHIAALPDGYDTVVGERGHRFSGGEKQRLAIARTILRDPPVLILDEATSALDTRTEHAVQEAIDALSANRTTLTIAHRLSTIRGADQIVVLDAGRAVEQGTHGELLELDGRYAALVRRDAQLEPTS, from the coding sequence ATGAAGCCCGACCACGAACCCGCCTGGACGCCGCCTGCCGACAGCGCAGGGCAGCCGCGGCAGGTGCGCCGCATCCTGAAACTCTTCCGTCCCTACCGCGGCCGCCTCGCCGTCGTGGGCGTGCTCGTCGCCGCAGCGTCGGTCGTCTCGGTCGCCACGCCCTTCCTGCTGAAGGCGATCCTCGACACCGCGATTCCCCAGGGCCGCACCGGCCTGCTCACTCTGCTGGCCCTCGGCATGATCCTCAGCGCCGTACTGACCAGCGTCTTCGGCGTCCTGCAGACGCTCATCTCCACCACCGTCGGCCAGCGCGTCATGCACGACCTGCGCACAGCGGTCTACGGCCGTCTACAGCGCATGTCGCTCGCCTTCTTCACCCGCACCCGCACCGGCGAGGTCCAGTCCCGCATCGCCAACGACATCGGCGGCATGCAGGCGACCGTCACGTCCACCGCCACCTCCCTGGTCTCCAACTTCACCAGCGTCGTCGCCACGGTCGTCGCGATGCTCGCCCTCGACTGGCGGCTGACCGTCGTCTCGCTGCTCCTGCTGCCGGTGTTCGTGTGGATCAGCCGCCGCGTCGGCGACGAGCGAAGAAAGATCACCACTCAACGCCAGAAGCAGATGGCGGTGATGGCGGCGACGGTCACCGAGTCGCTCTCGGTCAGCGGCATCCTGCTCGGCCGCACCATGGGCCGCGCCGAGTCCCTGACGAGGTCCTTCGCCGAGGAGTCGGACCGGCTGGTCGACCTGGAAGTGCGCTCGAACATGGCCGGCCGCTGGCGGATGGCCGTCATCACGATCGTCATGGCCGCCATGCCGGCCGTCATCTACTGGACCGCCGGCCTCGCCCTCCACCTCGGCGGCCCGAGCGTCTCCATCGGCACGATCGTCGCCTTCGTCTCCCTCCAGCAGGGCCTGTTCCGGCCGACGGTCAGCCTGCTGGGCACGGGCGTGCAGATCCAGACGTCACTGGCCCTGTTCCAGCGCATCTTCGAGTACCTCGACCTGCCCGTCGACATCACCGAACGCGAGCGGCCGACCCGTCTCGACCGCGTCAAGGGCGTGGTCCGCTTCGAGGGCGTCGAGTTCCGTTACGACGGCAAGGGCGGCCCGATCCTCGACGGCATCGACCTCACCGTCCCGGCCGGCGGCAGCCTCGCGATCGTCGGCCCGACCGGCGCCGGAAAGTCCACGCTGGGCTATCTCGTGCCACGGCTGTACGACGTGACGGGCGGCCGCGTCACCCTTGACGGGGTCGACGTCCGCGACCTCGACTTCGACACCCTCGCCCGTGCGGTCGGCGTCGTCTCGCAGGAGACGTACCTCTTCCACGCCTCGGTCGCCGACAACCTCCGTTTCGCCAAGCCCGACGCCACCGACGAGGAACTGCACGCGGCGGCCAGGGCGGCGCAGATCCACGACCACATCGCGGCCCTGCCCGATGGTTACGACACAGTCGTAGGTGAGCGCGGCCACCGCTTCTCGGGCGGAGAGAAACAGCGATTGGCCATCGCCCGCACCATCCTGAGAGATCCGCCCGTGCTGATCCTCGACGAGGCGACCAGCGCCCTGGACACCCGCACGGAGCACGCCGTCCAGGAGGCGATCGACGCCCTGTCGGCCAACCGGACGACGCTCACCATCGCCCACCGGCTGTCCACCATTCGGGGTGCCGACCAGATCGTGGTCCTGGACGCCGGGCGCGCTGTCGAACAAGGCACGCACGGCGAGCTGTTGGAGCTGGACGGAAGGTATGCGGCGCTGGTCCGCCGGGACGCCCAACTGGAGCCGACAAGCTGA
- a CDS encoding MarR family winged helix-turn-helix transcriptional regulator — protein sequence MAEKVRWLTADEQHAWRGFVRLHERLGGRLARLLQAESKLSAADYAVLVNLTDAPDGRQRFVDLARSVEWEKSRMSHHIARMAKRGLVTREECAEDGRGAFVVITQEGRAAIEAAAPLHVEAVRSLFLDHVTPAELRTLARIADRVVEHLDDDPASDK from the coding sequence ATGGCGGAAAAGGTGCGGTGGCTGACGGCGGACGAGCAACATGCGTGGCGGGGCTTTGTGCGCCTGCACGAGCGGCTCGGCGGTCGGCTGGCACGCCTGCTCCAGGCGGAGTCGAAGCTGTCGGCGGCGGACTACGCGGTGCTCGTCAATCTGACGGACGCTCCGGACGGCCGGCAGCGGTTTGTGGATCTGGCCCGCTCGGTGGAGTGGGAGAAGAGCCGGATGTCCCATCACATCGCCCGGATGGCCAAGCGTGGGCTGGTGACGCGGGAGGAGTGCGCCGAAGACGGCCGTGGCGCGTTCGTCGTGATCACGCAGGAGGGGCGGGCGGCGATCGAGGCGGCCGCCCCGCTCCATGTCGAGGCGGTGCGTTCGCTGTTCCTCGACCATGTCACTCCGGCGGAGCTGCGAACACTCGCCCGGATCGCCGATCGCGTGGTCGAGCACCTGGACGACGACCCGGCCTCGGACAAGTAG
- a CDS encoding DoxX family protein, with translation MNVALWAVAALLAVVFLGAGATKLAQTKEKLTASPSMAWANDFPPGAIKTIGLLEVLAAIGLVLPAAVDIAPSLVPLAASGLALTMFGAAITHGRRGELQPVVMNVVLLALAGFLAWGRFGPHAF, from the coding sequence GTGAACGTCGCTTTGTGGGCCGTCGCGGCCCTGCTCGCTGTCGTCTTCCTCGGTGCCGGCGCTACCAAGCTCGCCCAGACGAAGGAGAAGCTCACCGCCTCCCCGTCCATGGCCTGGGCGAACGACTTCCCGCCGGGTGCGATCAAGACGATCGGGCTGCTGGAGGTTCTCGCGGCCATCGGGCTGGTCCTGCCGGCAGCGGTGGACATCGCGCCGAGTCTGGTTCCGCTGGCCGCTTCCGGACTGGCGCTGACCATGTTCGGCGCCGCGATCACGCACGGCCGGCGCGGGGAGTTGCAGCCGGTCGTCATGAACGTGGTGCTGCTCGCCCTGGCCGGTTTCCTGGCCTGGGGCCGCTTCGGGCCGCACGCCTTCTGA